The DNA window CGGTCACGGCTCCGGTGTCAGTTCCGGTGATGACGGGTGCATCTTCGGTACCGTTCACCGTGATGGTGATGGTGTGCGTGTCGCCGCCGTTGGTTGTCACCGTAAAGGTCTCGGTGCGGACGTCGCCATTGTCCAGCGCCTGTGCGCGGCCGTCCAGCTCGTATTTCCATTCACCGGTTTCAGTGATGGTCAGCTTGCCGTAGGAACCATCCA is part of the Desulfovibrio subterraneus genome and encodes:
- a CDS encoding VCBS domain-containing protein; this encodes DGSYGKLTITETGEWKYELDGRAQALDNGDVRTETFTVTTNGGDTHTITITVNGTEDAPVITGTDTGAVT